The nucleotide window CTCAGAGGAGCGCGTGAAACAATGCGCGCCGTATATGCATACATAAGCCTGCAATGAAACAGCCTACTACGTACCTCCCTCTCAGCCTCCTCAATGGCCTTCTTAAGCTTATACTGGTGGAGTATGATCTCTCTCCGTCGCGCCTGCTCCTCCTTCCGCGCGGCCTTCAGCTCCTGCGCCGCCTCCTCCCGCGCCTTCCGCGCGGCTGCGGCGGCgtccgcccgcgcccgcgcctcgTCCGCCCGCTGCCGCCGCTGGAGGGAGAGGAGCATTATCCGCTCCTTTTTGCGTTCCATTTCTTCGGCTGAGTTCTGGAAACAGAGTGAGGTCTTGTTAAGATATTTTCTTGTTgtagttgttgttgttgttcttGTAGTATGAAAATACCATTTTACACTAGGTTTTTTTCTGTTAAAAGACGGTCCCCAAGAGTTCCATGAATACCTTCCTCATGTTGTCTAAGGATATAAAAAAGTGTACTCACCGGGTCAGGATTCAACTCGCCGATAAGCAAGGCGGCGGGTTCCGCGTTGCTGGGGCGCTGCGGCCGGTCTCTTGGCGGCGTTTCTCTTCGCTCGGAAACGTCCCCAGCCCGGGCCTGCTCCAGCGCCGAGCTCCTGTGCACCACGAACTCCTCCTCCCGCGGCTGGCCGAGCCGCTCGTTCCACGTGTTCTCGGGAGATCGTTCCGGACTAATCTCAGTCGACCGCTCCTTCTTCGGCGAACCCCGTTTCGCCCGCAAAGGAGGCTTCGGCCGCTTCGGCTGGTCGTTATCGAACGAAATGTAGAACCCTTTCTCGTTGTGTTCCGCCTCCTCCTGCTCCAGCTGCTGGAAGGAGTTCCTGCTGAGGGAGGGCCGAGTGGGGGAGGGGATGCGGTAGGTCCGCGTGCCTGAAGAAATGTTCAGTCTGTTGATGCCTTGCCGTAGAGCGTCGTCTTCAGCATTTCCGATGAATGAGATGTTCTGAGGCTCCATGTCGTCTGGTGGCTGGTTTTGTGAGGGCGTATGTGCAGGTGCCTGCAGCTGCTGCAAGCTGACAGGTTCAGGTCTCCGCGCCACCTCGGGTAAGGAGCCCTGCCTCTGCGGAGTCTTAGCGCGGCGCTGCGGGCTGGCAGCCAGCGGCGGCGACTGAGACACGTACTGGTTGGAGTTTATCACAGTGTAGCTTAAATGGTTTTGCGGTTCTCGAATGTTCTCGGTACCGTTCTGGTACCGGTCGTTGTTGTAATGCACCTGGAAGGGCTGCGGTTGTGTGTTGGTCCGGTCGTGTAGTACGAAGCCCTGAGGTTGCCAGTTCCGCTCGGGCGGCGGCTGTGGTGATGGGGACTTCCACGTCCGTTGCGCGGGCTCTGGCGTTGAGGGACCGAACTGTTGGTGCTGTTGGTGATTTTGTTGATGTTGTTGATGCAGCTGGAATTGTACAAGGGAATAGTGAGACggcgaataaaataaataaattggagcTATTATTCGTATGCAACCCACACCTTGGTGCAGTGTGACGATTTGCTGTAAGCTTGCACCCTGACTCTCATCATTCAATAATTTACACAAAAACTACAATctttgattttttataaaataactgtttagtATCCAAATAATTAAGGGCTGTTAAAATCTTAGGACATTTATCTTCAATCACGTTTAGTTTATCTCTATCTACATGATATGTACGTGCAACCGACCTGCCACCCCCGCAACTCATTGTCGTGTTGTTGTTGatgctgctgctgctgttgtTGCGCATGCTGCGCCCACGTGCGGCGCGGCGGTGGCGCGGCATCGTGGAGATAAAACTGTTGCCTGCCATACTCCTCAATATCCCTATACTGATTGTATTGATACTGCGgctgttgctgttgttgttgttggtcGTAGTTGTAAAActgttgctgttgttgctgctgcAGTTGTTGGTGTTGGAATTCGCGCGGAATGTGCGGCGTGGAGCCGAAGCTGGCGAGCCCGGGCCGGGACACATTGTGCTGTGAGCTGAATTGGCTGTGCTGCAATGTTAGGCGCGAGTCAGCGATGTGTTGGATTGAGGTAGCATTCACAATTCTCACTAACATAtcgttattataaaaaagtagatTTAGGCGAATccaaaaaagtaaaagtcaaaaataaaaatatattattgtgttttgcTATTTTTGTCTGTAATAGGCATTTTTTGACTatcataattttgacaaaacgtCTCTGttgaaaattttgttattttcttggTGTAGAGAATTGTGAAAAGTAACCTCAATAGTATGTATAATGCTTTGTGAGTGTGTGATTACATATAGTGGAAAGAAGCGCTGAAACTTTAtcaattaattacaaattaaaactcAGTTTATTTCCACGCAGTTATTCATGTTAGCTGTGCTGTTCTTTTGGTtcttgattttattgttttattatttcaaacacGTTTCAAACATTTATCAATGATGTATTTGGCTGAGATTATTAACTCTTTAAGGGTACACACGAAGCTATGTGAATGAAAATCGAAGTTTGATATgagaatatgtacctataaaattgATGATATGACATATGAAACTCAGGTATTAGTCAAACTTCCCATTTCAAACACAAACCACACTCAAAAGGCAATACCGTAACATTAGTGCTAACAACTCACCAATTGTGGAATGTTTGGTTGatactgttgttgttgttggtaAGGCGACTGCGGTTGTTGGGGCTGCATCTGTTGTTGCATCGGCTGTTGTAGCTGTTGAAGTTgttgttgcaactgttgttgAAGCTGGGGTTGTTGGAACAGTTGTTTAGCctgctgctgttgttgttgttggtgatgctgctgttgttgttgttgctgcaGCTGTGTTTGTTGGCTGGCGAGCCGCGCGATGTCGCTCTGTATGTCCTGCAGGCTGGAGTTCATTCTGTAAGTGACGTGCGGTCACATCGTATTGGATTTTAAGCCAATATATGCTGATTATGAATGATGGTGTGAACAAAATGGCATTATAATGATGAGATGTTTCTATGTTACTCTTCGAAAATcgattttcaattttgaatcgATACCTACGGATCATTTTAAATGGCAGTTGAATTCTTAAAACGCGTGATGTAACATGCTGAAACATGCCTTCAATCTACATACTAAATGTCTTAATGACTGGACGTTGCAAAATGTGGattcttgtttattattatgtacttacttggCAATAGATTGCTGGTACTGTTCTAAGACGGCTGTGTCCACTGAATCCCGCTGACTCGGTGGCTCCACCACCATTTCCTATACACGATCAGTTTTTATGAATATACAGGAAGAATAATTCTCTatggaatttaattaattaagcggctaattatatttgaaaaaaattaatCTTCATTTCTTTAGCTTCTCCAGAGAATAGACAaagtaaaacttattttttttatattttgtcgaAGAATTTGCATGCAATTTAATCACAAACTTCATGCCAATTGATATTATTcatttgtgaattatttttgttgctttCCCTTTACCAGTTAAATTGCAATCTTAAATCAATACTGACTGATGCAACGAGTTTTGATATTGCCTTAACTTCTTATAATATTATCTGAGTATATAATCTTATTTACTAAACAGTAAATACCCCTAGTGTAATCATTATAAGCAGATAACaatcacacaaacaaacattactgAACATAAGTCTATATCCCCACCATACCCAGACTAACAAACACAAAAGCTACATGTGTATTGTATACCAACAGGTGTTGTGAGAGTATTGCGAGATAATGTTGTcgatatataaataacaagatTCAATTAGATATTCATATGCTGCGTAATGTATTCTTTTGGCTTATATTACACGCTATTTATGAGCAACTCCAACACAAACAAAAGCTAGAGTTTAGCGAATGGATGGTTAACTATTTTCTTGGCAAATAAAGAAATACTCGTTCTCGGAGAGAAAGCAAAGCTAACTAGCCTGATTTCTGCCACTTCTATCAGATAACATTCGCGCACACTTCAGCTAAACTTAGGCAATATGTAATATTGATTTTATCAAGTAAGTACATAGTAATAAAAATTTACAGGAGTATACTCTAATCTGCCCTTAATTTACATATCGACAACCCACCTCAcaagacacacacacacacaaccacTAATCGTTGCAGCAGCCTATCTCCCTTACCTGCGTTTGGGGCACGTCGGGCTTGGCGGCGTCGTGCGGCGGCGTCCGCGCGCCCTTGCCCTGCAACACGCGCGTGCATCCCACACCGTCATACTCACCCATGCCGCATGCGCGTGGTTGGGGTATATCGGGAGGTAGGGGAATATTCAAACTCCACGCGGTGTCGGAAATATTGTGAGAACACAGAACGAGAAGAGAAATAGTGGACCGCATAAGAAGGATCACGCCCAATTTCagaatgtatgtacctatgctatttaaaaactttcaacAGAAATTGATGGAAAGTacgttttgtattatttattcttgaatACTGTGTGACATTACACTGTGAAAGAAGTTGGGATAGATAAGAAGGGCATGGAAAAAGATGACATCATGCTGAGGCGCACGATCCGAAATTAATTGGAATAGGGGCAGAAGGAACCAGCGGCGCTTCAACGAGTATTGTAGAGGTATTTACGAACTTTTTGAAGAATATTGTAGTGGTGTTTGAATATTCCAATATTAAGCAGAGTTTTAGGTAAACATCATGGAATTTGGTTACATACACCAATGATTTGGAAAGGGATATACACCAACCAACGGAGACATGCTTACAAATAAGTGTAAATTATGGGTTTCTCCTACAAATTAATGTGCTAACACAACGTGAGTCAAATGTACCGTGAAGTGGACTGGGACTTCTGACATGATGAATAGGAATCTTTATATTACCTTCAAATAATTTCTGTAGTACGAAATATTATTAGAGAAATGTGATGGCGCAGCAAACTATTCATGATCTCGATATAATAATGATCTTAAAAAAAGCTGCCTCTATCATAGAAGTTTCTAGGCTTTGCGGAAGCTACCGTATTTAAAgcgtttattataaaaattacaaattgataatgcgatttttaaatgaattaaaattaaatttatacaCGAGAGtactttaataaattgaaaatttaaatgGTTGAATATTATGTATCGAATAAGCCGTGTAAGCGTGTACCGAACTAAAATCTGTACAAAATAACGTCAAAGTAATATGGTAACGAAGTGATAATAAAATCAacgaaaaaagtatttattaaaaaggtCTAAACTAAATGGAAAGGGCTCAGTATTGAACCGGCCACTCACCAAGTTGGCCAACTGGTATTGCAATAATGTATCCTAAtgaaatagaaagaaaaatataatttatatatccGTCGGAAATATTAGAAAACAAATTGAGAGAGGAACATAATGTTAGTCAACATTGTGCTGTATCCGAACGCATTTTAcagaaatattgtaaaaaaatacattttgtaaaatgtgttcTTATAAAGTGTGTGTAGTCTGTTAAacagaaacatttaaataacaaaagttgGAAGTTATCGAACTATATTATTCACTACTTTTATTAGTTATGTTGTTTAGTTAATCAACTAAATTATTGAACAATAAATGTCGaactacttaatttatttactagatAACTTTCACGTCAAACTGAATGGGCACTCTGATTCtgttatattgttttcttttatcgATACATCGACAGAATCAAATGCTTATCCATAACCAAGATATCCATTTCAGTTCTATCTACCAAATTACTCACACATTCACAACCCTTCTCAACTCAAATGACTTACAAATGGCGTAGACAGGACAAAAAATAACGTCACTCCGCCCATTTGCGACAAACAATATCAACCACACGAATATCGAATTctcaacataatattttcacagcttTAACTACCTTGTAAATTTTAACATTGTAAAATTGTGCAGcacaatttttgtattttgacaaaaataatgatCATATCAGTTTTTTGTGACAAAACCAATATCGATATTAATCCATCGCAAATATCGACACCGTACACCACTATTGAGAATTCGACAACACCCCCCACCACTTAACACTCCCCTACTCACCCTAGTAACAGCCTGTAAGAAGGCCTGTTGTCCTAACTGTTGTCTCTGCCTATTAACGGCCATTTCCATGCGTCGTTTCTCTTGTTCTATGCGTCGGCGCTTCTCTTCCAGCTTGAGTCGTATATTGTTCAGTTGAGCAGCCATTTGGCCCCCGCTTTGCGTCGATGTTTCGTCGGTTATATCCTCGCCGTCTGAAATGTGGAAAGAAAAGGTGAGGAATCAGAAATATTTGGAGGGGAAACTTCGCTTGGGCACATTGTTCggctgatgattatgatgattttGGGATGGTTATTATGATCATTTGACTCTTGACGTCTATACTAAGAACTGCTTctgtacataggtacatcaaAAATACGTAAAGAGAACGGGTTCATTTTATCAGTCCCCGTGCGGGaacgtaataaattatttggatATAGTTTAGTCGTTTTCTATATGGTCGTCGGTTTTGTATAAGAGCGCTACTAACTGGGATGATTTTCTTGCTGCATGAACTGTTGTTGCCACGTGGTGGTGTTGGCGGGCGGCGTCGCGAACGACGTGCTCTTGCGCCGCTCCGGCTCCGACTGACCTGCGCAACAACCGACAACTGTGACGTACTTCATATTCTAACCAGCCTGTACCATTTCTACTACAGTCTACacaaattttgaatttggaatatgGGAATATGTGGTCCTTTAACGACAGACTGTAAACTAAATAAGTGCAAATTTATTGTTAGATGCCGAATACAGTGTGCCGTTAAACTCAAGCGCAATCAAAGGCGAACATACAAAGCGTTAAATGGCCGAAGTTTGGATAGTGCCGCGGAAGCGAAGTCAGGCTGAGATGGGAGAACAGACTTGTTAGCATGCGCGGGCGCGAAGCTTCTAAAATGCAGTAACAAGAATGTTCTCCCATAGGTTTTGCGCGGCGCAAACAACAAACCTGTCTGGTCACCGTTACTCCTGATTTTGTTGAGGTCTGCGAAGCTAGTTTTGGTGGCGTCACCATCTGTGGAGTCTCGGTCGTTGAGGAAGAACCCGCCGTCTCCTCCCCCTTTGCACTGAAAGCCGAAGCTCTCCTGTCTTTCTCTTAAAGTAATAGTATCACTGCTCAACTGCCGTCGAATTGGGAAATAAGGTTCGTTATCTGTGTTCTGTGGCTGTGAGTTTTGTCGTTCGACTTTTTGTCGGTCTTCCGTTTGGGAGCCGTTTTGGAAGTCGCCGTGGAAGAACTGTATTGAGCCTCGGATGTCTTGGCGGGAGGAACGAAGAGGCGGGTTGTAGTCCAGTGGACCTGTGTAATTAAAGACGACATTATATTAAATCATCTACCCGATATAATATAAAAGATGCCCAAATTCGATTCTAGCTTGTACCGATGTTCACAAAAGTAAATACTCATTTCATCTTGGACTATACtgaataaaaaaaggaaaaatctaTATATAGTTAAGATAAGCttgaaagtctgaaatcacctaTTACCGCATCGAAAAACTAGTTGGTTTTCACTCTTGTGTTCACATTAAATTGATTGCCataaaaatgttctttatttaaatttctgTTGAAAACTCCTGAGCCACGAAAACTTACCACTAGGCGCAGAAATCTTCCTAACATTAGCGACGGTGGCCAACTCCTTCTCAGGGTTTCGTCCAGCGAAGTGCAGCCTGTCCTGACTGCCGCCGAAGTTCTCCACCGTGAGCTGCGAGTCGTCCGTGATGGACGAGCGACGCGAGCGACGCCCCGCGAACGACGCGTCGCGCGACTCCGCCCAGTTCGACGGACGACCCGCCGCTGTCATGTTTATTTCTATCGCTGGaagagattaaattattattttttgtgagaaAATGATGGTTATAGCTGACAAGGTGGTTTTGTCTGTAATGTTTCACAACTTTTCAattttgttaaagttattttttaaaagcaccAATATACTTTCAGGAATGAGCGACACTAGGTATGATTACAGGAGCAATTTATTAATCTGGCAGCttttctaacaaaatatattttcgacaTTGGACTGGCTTTTACTCCTAGTTCTCCAAAATTTTTCTCGTAATATTTCCAAACACAAAAACTCCTTCATAGCTACACTCAGCGACGACGGGAAACGGGGCACTATGTTGATAACACTCACCATTATCCTCATCCCTGTGCACCATGGCGGCGAGCGTGGCGACGTGCTTCTGTCGATGCACCACGAAGTCGTCCCGCGCGGGGCTGGCGGAGCGGCGCTCGGGCGTGGAGCTGGCCGACCGCACCGCCCGCCCGCGCCCACTCAGCGACGACGGGGAACGCGGTACTAGGGGGGTGAAATGTTGTGTAAGCTTGGTGCTTTGGTTGAGGGGTCATTTGTTGATGCTGGTGGGGGAAATTGTGTCTATAGCCCGCGCGGAACTAGTTGGCCGCGCCTTAGGTATGTGAGCGGTGGGGCGGAGAGGCGAAGGCACTTGCTAATTACTTAGTTAGGCGCCGTACTTCGTGACGGCAACACGCGTTGATAGTTCCGGCTAGTTGACACAAAACGCACATAAGATTGCAATAGCGAGATGAGTCCGCCGATAAAAAGACAATCGAAGTTAGTAATTTTTAAAGTgcatacgtttttttttttaacggaaAGCCGATGCGAATCTTTTAGAATTTAGAACACAAACAAATTCATTTGTCATTAAAATATGTCatactaaatgtatgaaattatttgtttttggtttaTTAAAAACTTCCAAGAGTTTAATTGTTAATGAACGCGATATCTCGAGATTGGTCATCACTGTCTAATCTCAAGTGCGTTGCGAGCAGATGTCAACCCTTCCCTCACCCCTGTCGCCACCTAAGGCGCGGGCAACTACTTCAGCGCACCATAGATAAGTGTCCGACTCATATAGAAACtgtatcgataaaatatagcgAACATGATTGCCAATGATATCAAAAACTATTGAgtagataaaattttattgaaataaaactgattcggaaataaacataaaatggaCGCTGCTGTTGTTTATGATATTATCGATAAAAGTTGCTATGCGATTTTCAATCTGCACATCACTGTGTGAAACATGAACTTTTATCCCACCAACATCAACAAATTCTTTTGTAGTCACAAAACGACACGAAAGGAACATTCAAATAGCATCAATGTACCTTTTAAAGGCCCCTTTTTaaaaagttggttaaaaacaaaacacataagtACAGCATtcgaaaaaagaaaaacacttcTAGAAAGAAACACAGCACTAGAAATCATAAAAAACAACTTACTCAATTTGCAAAAGAAAATCATTTCACCTACGACATTGCAAACACAGTTTACGAGGTTAATCAGTCGACAGCATTAAACTGATCAAGttttaccaaaataattataggGTACTATTtagaaaaaagtacaaaattgtATCGACTATGAAGTGCTCACTAGGTGCAAATACTACTTATCCAATGTTAGGTAAAGTCGGATTCTATTATCGATAAGTACAGTAAAACTCGATAGCTTAAATCTACAGTGCTGGCATCACTACGTCATAGCTGGGAGCCGTGAGGACATAACGTCATTGACTCCAAAGTGCCTCAGAAAGCATTAGATTCCCATGCAAAGCGCTAGATCCGAAGCCCAAACCATAAAGTGTTATATTCCAGTTAATATAAAGCTCAAAATCGTGTGAAATATATATAACTTACATTTAGAGGTACACCCTATAACAAACACACATTCCAATGTAATATTCACATCACGACATTTGTATGACACTCACACACacgcaaacaaaagaaaaaaacaaacgaaacaCATTTGAcgctatgttatttttttcatggGGAAGGCGAGTGCACACTAAGATCTAGATAGACAATAGTGAGAAGAGTATTGTTTAAGTTCACTAATAGAAACAAATGcaggtatttacataaatatacactAACATGTTTAAAGACTTGACTtgtgaaataaacataagttagCTGTAGATAAACTTAATCGTTTCATTTTGAGAACCATccttcaaaagaaaaaaatggcGAAACGTCCGAACTCTTTATTCAAAAGTTAGAAGAGAAACatctatatttcaaaaatggaacAGAATACAGCCCACAGCACCTTCAGAAGTTCAAGGAACAATTCTCTATAATAGACAAGTGGTGTGAGCTCGTGACATTCAAAAAAGGAATCCTGCTTGTTTCCCGCCTTCCCCTTGGGCTAAGAAGCGGTGTGGTGGTACCTGCGAAGGGCGGCAGCGTGGCGTCGTCGTGTCCGGCGCGCAGCTGCGGGatgggcgcgggcgcgggcggcggcagGCAGCGCCGGTGCCGCACGCCGTGCGCGTTGCCGCCCCCGCCCGCTGCGGACACACACGTCACATCGGCCGTCACCGCGCCGCCCTACCCGACCCTACTTCGCGCTCCGAGTACATCTGTGCGCTCGACACGACTCAAATGCTCCAAGCGTACAGGTTGCAAAGCGAGACAGGGTGACAAACATTAGGACTTCTTGTATCTCATTCAGCGAAGCGTTCCATtcgttttattgtattgtaattcAAACTTACCTCACACACTCATTGCaacgtttaataaataaagtgtattttacaCGCAATTTTagatagtaataaatataaaaagtcaaATAAATGTATTGGTAATTTGGTCACTGTAATATAACCCCGAATGTGCCTAAAATTTAGTATTgccagtaaataaaattaaagcattATTCAACCATTTCCgtggataaatatttattttatttatttctaaaattagtAGGCAAGAATCTTTGATATTATGACCACATACTCCCATTACTATATAGCATGCAATACGGGGGAATTATTTGGATTATCGGGGTTGGATTATTTCTTGTAACTCACCGCTTCCGGGGTATTTAACAGATTTAACAGGATGAACTTCTAGCATATTGAAGAGATCGGCGAGCATTGCTACTAAATTTTGACGCATTGACCTGAAAACACAACAtagttcatcaaaatctgtacaTAAATCAACCCTGTCCGAATCACATCCCCAGCTCAAAAAGACCCACATTAAAGACCGAACGCCTTCCCAAGCGCAAACAGACAAGCCAACACATACCCTCTCATATAAGTGACGTCTTCAGGCATCATATGGAAGACGTTGTGAGGCAGCGCCGTCCGACAGAAGTCGTGGACCAGCAT belongs to Helicoverpa armigera isolate CAAS_96S chromosome 6, ASM3070526v1, whole genome shotgun sequence and includes:
- the Patronin gene encoding patronin isoform X8, whose product is MVAMVASASGYGTLRRFLSVPEGQHSVAEAGVGPSNSVAVSSKQRASIKWLLTKAFNNRVPDNLQEPFYRDHEDQEHLKPPIVGGLANAELYCLALANMYSDPNYHSLNHWNILQTFARKGVHVPDPPDCALTETVLIQTNPLKMSGHMAVIEALMVLYAREVVTPDRVAAAAQRFGAAAPPLGNTGTTHEDGLLCWINAACAALNKAEEDTSSHVPMLKSLQEICDGTALAALISFYCPDALPRTAVRVGRMASIQDCLHNLMLVHDFCRTALPHNVFHMMPEDVTYMRGSMRQNLVAMLADLFNMLEVHPVKSVKYPGSAGGGGNAHGVRHRRCLPPPAPAPIPQLRAGHDDATLPPFAVPRSPSSLSGRGRAVRSASSTPERRSASPARDDFVVHRQKHVATLAAMVHRDEDNAIEINMTAAGRPSNWAESRDASFAGRRSRRSSITDDSQLTVENFGGSQDRLHFAGRNPEKELATVANVRKISAPSGPLDYNPPLRSSRQDIRGSIQFFHGDFQNGSQTEDRQKVERQNSQPQNTDNEPYFPIRRQLSSDTITLRERQESFGFQCKGGGDGGFFLNDRDSTDGDATKTSFADLNKIRSNGDQTGQSEPERRKSTSFATPPANTTTWQQQFMQQENHPNGEDITDETSTQSGGQMAAQLNNIRLKLEEKRRRIEQEKRRMEMAVNRQRQQLGQQAFLQAVTRGKGARTPPHDAAKPDVPQTQEMVVEPPSQRDSVDTAVLEQYQQSIAKMNSSLQDIQSDIARLASQQTQLQQQQQQQHHQQQQQQQAKQLFQQPQLQQQLQQQLQQLQQPMQQQMQPQQPQSPYQQQQQYQPNIPQLHSQFSSQHNVSRPGLASFGSTPHIPREFQHQQLQQQQQQQFYNYDQQQQQQQPQYQYNQYRDIEEYGRQQFYLHDAAPPPRRTWAQHAQQQQQQHQQQHDNELRGWQLHQQHQQNHQQHQQFGPSTPEPAQRTWKSPSPQPPPERNWQPQGFVLHDRTNTQPQPFQVHYNNDRYQNGTENIREPQNHLSYTVINSNQYVSQSPPLAASPQRRAKTPQRQGSLPEVARRPEPVSLQQLQAPAHTPSQNQPPDDMEPQNISFIGNAEDDALRQGINRLNISSGTRTYRIPSPTRPSLSRNSFQQLEQEEAEHNEKGFYISFDNDQPKRPKPPLRAKRGSPKKERSTEISPERSPENTWNERLGQPREEEFVVHRSSALEQARAGDVSERRETPPRDRPQRPSNAEPAALLIGELNPDPNSAEEMERKKERIMLLSLQRRQRADEARARADAAAAARKAREEAAQELKAARKEEQARRREIILHQYKLKKAIEEAEREGKHLDKTEFLESLNRGGTVTPAPTPTGAARLRSKPAQARARPKTIHVDSGALHAAEAMLPAKQPSVTNLTESPVEERGGMSPGSASSGPLGRRGSCKTSRERVNEEPQSSRGRSKYTSYQSNFKAGRKSSSLMNLCDSGLGRATPPRRAASPGLRALGSPASGPGSLPGSLPGAIGKRRAAHDDASDVSSTHSSIMDYSGPRLYKQPTTKSNRGIMLNAVEYCVFPGAVNAEAKRRVLEEIARSESKHFLVLFRDAGCQFRALYSYCPDSEQVAKLYGTGPKHVNDRMFDKFFKYNSGSKCFSQVHTKHLTVTIDAFTIHNSLWQGKKVQLPSKKDMALVI
- the Patronin gene encoding patronin isoform X18 is translated as MVAMVASASGYGTLRRFLSVPEGQHSVAEAGVGPSNSVAVSSKQRASIKWLLTKAFNNRVPDNLQEPFYRDHEDQEHLKPPIVGGLANAELYCLALANMYSDPNYHSLNHWNILQTFARKGVHVPDPPDCALTETVLIQTNPLKMSGHMAVIEALMVLYAREVVTPDRVAAAAQRFGAAAPPLGNTGTTHEDGLLCWINAACAALNKAEEDTSSHVPMLKSLQEICDGTALAALISFYCPDALPRTAVRVGRMASIQDCLHNLMLVHDFCRTALPHNVFHMMPEDVTYMRGSMRQNLVAMLADLFNMLEVHPVKSVKYPGSGQSEPERRKSTSFATPPANTTTWQQQFMQQENHPNGEDITDETSTQSGGQMAAQLNNIRLKLEEKRRRIEQEKRRMEMAVNRQRQQLGQQAFLQAVTRGKGARTPPHDAAKPDVPQTQEMVVEPPSQRDSVDTAVLEQYQQSIAKMNSSLQDIQSDIARLASQQTQLQQQQQQQHHQQQQQQQAKQLFQQPQLQQQLQQQLQQLQQPMQQQMQPQQPQSPYQQQQQYQPNIPQLHSQFSSQHNVSRPGLASFGSTPHIPREFQHQQLQQQQQQQFYNYDQQQQQQQPQYQYNQYRDIEEYGRQQFYLHDAAPPPRRTWAQHAQQQQQQHQQQHDNELRGWQLHQQHQQNHQQHQQFGPSTPEPAQRTWKSPSPQPPPERNWQPQGFVLHDRTNTQPQPFQVHYNNDRYQNGTENIREPQNHLSYTVINSNQYVSQSPPLAASPQRRAKTPQRQGSLPEVARRPEPVSLQQLQAPAHTPSQNQPPDDMEPQNISFIGNAEDDALRQGINRLNISSGTRTYRIPSPTRPSLSRNSFQQLEQEEAEHNEKGFYISFDNDQPKRPKPPLRAKRGSPKKERSTEISPERSPENTWNERLGQPREEEFVVHRSSALEQARAGDVSERRETPPRDRPQRPSNAEPAALLIGELNPDPNSAEEMERKKERIMLLSLQRRQRADEARARADAAAAARKAREEAAQELKAARKEEQARRREIILHQYKLKKAIEEAEREGKHLDKTEFLESLNRGGTVTPAPTPTGAARLRSKPAQARARPKTIHVDSGALHAAEAMLPAKQPSVTNLTAGGTMRRDYYRGSQDSLAERAGLYRESPVEERGGMSPGSASSGPLGRRGSCKTSRGNISERVNEEPQSSRGRSKYTSYQSNFKAGRKSSSLMNLCDSGLGRATPPRRAASPGLRALGSPASGPGSLPGSLPGAIGKRRAAHDDASDVSSTHSSIMDYSGPRLYKQPTTKSNRGIMLNAVEYCVFPGAVNAEAKRRVLEEIARSESKHFLVLFRDAGCQFRALYSYCPDSEQVAKLYGTGPKHVNDRMFDKFFKYNSGSKCFSQVHTKHLTVTIDAFTIHNSLWQGKKVQLPSKKDMALVI